In the genome of Arachis hypogaea cultivar Tifrunner chromosome 9, arahy.Tifrunner.gnm2.J5K5, whole genome shotgun sequence, the window AAATTGTTTTGGTATAACATCCAAtccttaaatttttttacttcatGTCCCACATCTTACGTATAATTTGATTTGACCGTATTTTCAGCTACCTTTTAGATTCTTGTAACACAATTATTGATTTCACATTCCTTTACGTGTACAACTCTCTGATATAACTTGAACTTGCTTTGTATAAGACATCATACAGTTTTGCGATTCTTAGAAAAATTCTAAATATTAACCATTTATTCTGAATATAGAGATTTATAATTACCTTTCCGTACTCTCTACCCAGTGAATACCTCAGTATTCTTTCTTCCCCAGCTGGCCACTTCTTCCGTAAATTGATAAATATTGATTGAGGCCTTAAAAACTTTTTTTCTATGTagcgatgtttttttttttgtactttaTAAATTCGgtagttttttttattgaataattttttctaTTCGGTAGTTTTATTTTACATcttgtttcatttcattttattttagattttattttattttattttatttctacaaAAACAACGAGTACATTTAAAATGATGAATGCAACTTGATTCTCATCTTAATTTGACATTTGTAAGCATTTTTAGAAaggatataaaattttaaaatacgttCCAATTTCATAAAGGATGTTATAAAAAAATGTAATCAATACTTGTACCTATGAATTTTACTAACattgacaaaagtacccataaaaaaaatgaaaactaacaTTGTATCCACAAAAGATGGGTTTTGTGTGACAAAAAGTaccaaaaccctaattttttgttgaccttttaataaaattctcaaattacTCCCTTTCTTCgacctcaactctctctctctctctcaattcaGATCCCATTCTTGGATTCCCAACAGCATCAACCACCATCCCGACCAACATCATTTCCTCTGCTACTCAGAGGTCATCGCTGCCATCTCAGCCCTACGCTCCGTCGGCGACCTCCAACTCTCTCTTCGATAATACCCTGACATGGACCTCCTCGACTGACTCCTCCTCTTCTTCGGTTTGCAAAATGACAACATCCGTAACCAAAGTGAGCACCTCCTTCTCCACCTCGCCAATGCTCAGATGCATTTCTCCCTCGACACCACCCACCACCTCCACCCCTCCGCTCCTTCTGCAAATAGCTCCTCAAAAACTACAAATCCTGGTGCTCCTTCCACGGCAAAAAACACCATCTCAAGTTCATCAACAACCACAAAAATAAAATCGACGATGACCTTCATCtcaagctcctctatgtctcctAAGATCACCGCGTGCAAGTTCCAACTCGATGGCTTTGGTGGTTTGCGCATCACCCCCTCCTCCTTTGCCGGTTCAAGATCTGCGTCCTCCACGTTCTCTTTCGCGACGTCATCCTCGGTGTTGCTATTGGCTATGCGTCCTCTACTGGCAGTTGATTCTTAGGGTGGACAAGAACCTTATAGAGACGGTGGctttgtgtgtgtgtatatatatatatatatatatatatatattgttatgaGCTCTATCATCTATCATGTATCATGAATCAAATGACGTCATTgagctctatcatgtatcatgtctatagaAAGAtagtttacatgtagatctcgtttgactacctcatggatggtcttcttaggtcttcctctacctttcaccatctcatggatggtcttcttaggtcttcctctacctttcacatgtcacctgagacgcgattctacTATCTTTTCCACGATAGATGCTACTACAACCCTCTTTCTTATATCTTCATTCTTTattctatccaatcgcgtatgaccactcatccatctcaacatcttcatctctaccacacttagcttatgttcgtgctcccctttgtccgcccaacactctgtaccataaagcatagccggtttgatagcagtgcgatagaatttacctttaagttttaaagataCTTTTTTGTTACATATAAAACCGGACGCACTCCACCATTTTGAcaaacctgcttggatcctatgatttacatcctgttcaatctctccattatcctgtatgatgcacccaagatatttAAAAATCTTAACTTTTCATAGGATGTTatttccaatcttcacctctatattagagtTTTTCCTTCGCAtgccgaacttacattccatatattccatcTTGCTACGGGTTATGCACAGactatacacttctagagcttctctctataactccaacttcttatttagatcTTCCATTGACTATGTAAGATTTACATAAaagatataaatttaataataactaatttattactTTATTACATTTATACATTTTCTCACTTATAATGGTATGTTATAGATCTAATAAAAAATGGTATGTTAAGGTTGCATTTGTTTATAGGGACGGGACACTAAAACAAAGACACTAAAATACAAAATTGTATTTGACATATGAAATATAGATAGAGACATTGTGTCCAGAGACATtgaattaatgtattttgtgtCCTCCTGACAGAAAAGACACAGAGACACTAATAAaaaacacaacttattttttatttttttcattattcttgttaatttttcataattatattttttattattatattttttttcgtctcaaatttttttaataaaaaaatgagaataaattcaatttttataatttgttctaatttattaccaaatagaatacaagaacacaaaattttatgtatttatcCTTTGTGTCTTGTTCTCAGTGTTttgtcttatcttattttcagaaACAAACACAACCTTATAGACTTATAGCTTATAATCAGTCATGTTTAATTCATTTGTGTCATTAATGTtttgatttatctttttaaaggTTAGAGCCTGATTTAAGAGTTATGACTAAATTCAATTGAGATGTCTTTAATGTCTTACTCGTCTCACATCTCGCTATTAGTGGTGATAATAGGTAGGATTAAATAGAGTTTAAATTCCATTCTAGACCTATTAAGGGTTTAAATCCTTCAACCTAAACACTCGATtatcgtgtatatatatatatatatatatatatatatatatatatatatatatataacattcacATTATATATGAAGAGTGCAAATTAGACGGATAAGAGTGACTCAGCACCTAAATCAAACCCTACCCAATGCGAGTCAAGTTGCCAACCCGCAAATACAGGTTGTACTGCTAGCCCTACCTGCCATGTGATGTTCAACTTTTCTGACATGGAACATCTTTCCTCAAAATCCAtatcttactattgtattttccaACTTATGAATAATCAATATTGCACCgtaaacattaaataaaaaatactaccacttcttttcttctttgacTCAAGTAAATGGAAGAACTCAGGGACCTATGATGAAACAAGTGACGTATATAGCAAATACTTTAAGCGTCATCAATTATGTTGATACATAAAATCGAGTTGACAAGTGAATACAACAGTGTGTTAACATTTCAAGGAAGATGAATACTCCCATGAGGACATCTTCATATAAAGATAACATTATAAAACATCAGATGATTTAGTCAAATATGTTTAGTTAAACATGTCAAACTGCAACATCATCTACACATGAAAACGTATTCACGGAGGTAACCACCTTAAAGAAAAGCTCAGTGTAAGTGACAACTTCAGCAAAACCCGACAAGATGGTTAAAATTACAAATTCCACAAAAGGTTGTAAACACACGGAACAATGCTTCCCACTAAATTAGAAAAACAAATGATAAGATTTTACCAAGTCTCTATATAGTTCCTTTTTTGCTAAAATGTGAGACATggatgatttatctttttatgttGTCACCAAAAGATATGCTAGGCCTTTCAGGTATTCAACAATCTCGGATCCACCAAGTTTTGAACTGCCAAATACTCTATCAACAAATGTGATTGGAACCTGTACATAAGTGAAACTAAAGTCGGCTCCAAATTGAATTATGAATTCTTAGTCATCTACTCCTCAAGTTGCCATCATGAGAGAAGTTTCATATGTAGATTAAATGTGAAATTTTGTAGCATCATAGTTTTAACTAATCATTAAATGCTTTACTTTGCTGTATTGAACTGCCCGCCATGTTTATGCCTAGTGGCAAGCAAATAGTATAACTCACAGAAAAGAGTAAGAtcaatagaaaataatagaactAATCCTTAGAAGAATTCCAAGGTCCAGACAATTCAATGCTATTagaaaattttcatttatgagTTGTTTATGTGTTCGACATCATTCTATATCTCATGGATAGCTACTGAAGACCAAGACCTATCTAATTTTGTAGGTTAAGGAAAATGATCAAGGTGACCAAATAAAAGGCACAACTACAGTTGGAACTAGCACCAATAGTGCACTAATTGCCTCAAAACATAGCACACACTTGTATGTTGTATATAAATGATCAACGCTAATACGCATCTAAATAATGAGCTATGGACTAATGAAAGTCAACAAAACAACTAGGTTAACCGTTAACCTAAATTATAAACATCATTATGTAAATGTACCTCTTCAATATGATATCCTTTTCTGGATGCTCTGACTATCATCTCCATTTGAAAGACATATCCCTTACTAACGCAGCAACTAATGATGTCTTCAAGCACAGACTTCCTATAAAGTCTACCAAGACCAAGAATAAATTGATTTCAAATCGTGGAAGCAAGGCAGAAACTTACTATCAACAATGTATTTAACACAAAGTATCAAGATCAATACCTAAATGATCCTGTCAAATCTGAGACACCAGGCCATAAAAATGTTTGAGCAAGAACATTTGCTCCCCTGCTTGTTAGTTTGCGCATAAGATTCCATCCGTGCACACCACCACCTTTAACATAACGAGTACCAGTAACTATATCTGCTCTAGTTTCCATTTGCTTGCTGAAAAACGTGAGAGATTAATGGTGACAGGTGTTCATATAAAGATGCATAGGCAGTTAACGAGAAAGTGAAAAATGAATTATTGAAAGTTTCCCTTACCTAATGAATTTTGGCAAATATTTTGGCTGCAGAAGAACTAAACAGATcagacaaagaaaaataaataaataagaagagGTTAACACAATTCTGCTACTAATAATTCTCTAAACTAAAAATGAAGTTCATCTAAttcttctctcttatttttcattatttgttCCAAATTTAATCACAAATAATAACTACAATCTGTCATTTACATGTTAACAGCAAAACTTACATGGTGTGACAGATCAGCATCCATGATGACAACAAAATTTCCAGATGCATGCTTCATGCCATGAATATAAGCAGTTCCTGTACATGAATTGTATCAAAGGCCAATACAATCAAAACCATTTAGCAAAAGTATCAGGTATATACCTAAACCCAGCTTCTTAGGTCTCGGTCTTAGCAGCTGGAACCAAAGCAATAAGCACGATTATCCTAAATGATAAAAACAGGGGGAATTGGGTGGTGCAGGGTGTTTAGgattaaaaaaatcaaagataACTAGTTGTTTAACTCTGAGCTTACAATCCGATCTTCTCCATAAACTTTCTGCAGTTGTATTACCGTATCCTGGGTACCATCCGGACTCCCATCATCCACAACGATAACTTCAAAATCAACATCCCTAAATCAGACAATGAAAAGGAGTCTCCATAAAGATAGATAAACACAGTATGAAGATGGTTTTATGAAATTTTCACATGAAACACAAAGGCATGCTCTCTTGCTGAAGATATCTATCCAGTTTTCATTTTGAATTGAAACAGACAAAAGCACAACAAAATGGCTACTTGCTGTCAACCTTTTCCACATAGAACAAGCTCAAAATACAAAATTGATTACGTAGATTATAAATTTATACATGTAGGAATACAGAAAACTGAAGAAGCAAATTGCAAGAACCATGAGAAGTATGGAAAAAATACTTAAGATGCTTGAAGATGAGGTAAACAATGAGACCAATGTTGAGCCGCTCATTATATGTAGGAACAATTATACTGTACTTGTTTGCTTGATTCTTATTCTGTGCATCCATTCTACAACAGAGACCAAAGGCACCCGATGCTGTGAGTTTTATGAATTATATCATAGATTAAAAGGAAAAATCTTATAACTTTAATAGAACAAACATTGCAGCAGAGGATAACAAATTGATAAGTGGTAAAGCTGTTGTTGGCTTCCTGTTATAGTTGGATTTTGACCTATTAACAGCTAAAGGGACTCTTGGTAAGGAACATGCTTCTTAGACTTCTATTCAGTATCTAATGCTCTCAACTagacatcaccatcatcatcactaTCTATTCCTTTTTTAGCATTTAGCAACATGATACATATATAAATGCATCCTCCTAGTCATCACAATTTGCTTTTGGATTCCCTTTATCTCATAATCTATATCTcaacctttctttctttcttccttttcttttttttttccttttaactcATTTTCTTCCTAACGATTATTTTGTAATTCAAAATGGTTCCAAAGTGATTCCAGAATCCAGATATTGTGTTCCATCTACTTCTCAACTTTTTCAATTATGAACAATCATATTCTGTCTGATCTAATTAACATAGACAATAACAAAAGATAGGAATATGGTTGGTTTAAAAAGCAATCATCAATAGCATAGCTATAAAAGAGTCTCTTTACATGAACAAAAGATAAATCAAGAACTGAAGACAAAATATACAAGACACTTGTTACATTGTGCTTaatgaagatgtattagtgaacCTAAATGGTAAGCATAACAGAAGCAAAATAAGGCCTTCATTCTTCCATTTGTCTTTAGTTAAATTCAAATGACAAGCAACTCATGCAAATTAAGGTTCCAGAATGTTAATTAGTTCATTCTTTCATAAAACAGAAAGGTTTAATCATGCACAACCAATTTAGGCTCTATTTAGGGAAAACAGATCACCAAGAATAAAGAGCTCCCGCTGAATTGAATAAAGTTTAATCACACACTGTATTTCATCTCATAAAGAGGCAAAATCAGAACTAACCTAATAAAGATAGATGAACAAAGAAATCTTAAATTGACCTAATCCATATGCTTAGCAGATCAACTCATCAATattcaataatcaataatcaattaatcagaAATCAAGATATCGAGAGGCACAGAAAAGTAGCAGAAGAAAAACACCATCAATGACCATTCTATTAGGAGATTCTAATGCCAAAGTTCACAAAACACCATACAAAATAccagtttaaaaataaataaattcaatttacagagtaagagaaaaaaataacGAGTATTAGGATAAAATAAGATACGTGACAGAAATCTAGGTTCCAGAAAGAGAAAGAATAACTAAAAGAACATGAAGAACGAGAACGCATACCGAAGTTTCTAAAGGAGGCGGTGTCCGTTGTGGTGCTGGCAGCAGAGTTTGCAGGCGGCGGCGGAGCTGGTGGTGGATAGAAAAGCGGCGGTGTGCGGATAGGGACAGAAGATCAGAGGAAAGGAGAGCAGATCGGCGACTAGCTCAAAGGTTGCAGCTCGCCGGAGAGACATTACATAGCAACAGCAAAGATGGAGAGATGGGAGGGACGGTGGAGAAAGAAGGGGGTATTGGACTATTGGTGCAGTGCTAGGGGTATTTTGGGAGTTTGCTACTGATGGGTGTttagatttttaaatatttaaaaataatttataattataattaaataataaatatctaaatttaaataaataaaatttaagaatcaaGTGGACTCGTTTATGTCTTATTCCCTGTCAAGCACGGCCTCATCGTTAGGGTGGTAAACAGGTCTAAATTTATCGGACCATCTACATAATCGGCTAATAAGTGAactgaattaaaaaattatgattgCCAAAGAATAAAAGCTCGCCTAACCCGTATTGTTTAAATTGCAGATATGGTGGAGCAGAGCAAACTTTTTCGTtggagttaattttttttgtaaaagaatatttttgtaatttttggtcAAAACATAACTTCTCCAAACCCAACTTATAAGAGTATGAAAATGAAAATTGAgtattttgaattatatttatgtttatgttgttttagagacaatatttataattatgttttggattatgtttattttattttggagataatatttataattatattttggatgaaaacttagtttataattatgtttattagatatttataattacaaaaactttaatgtttgtgaatataaagaatataatttttttatacctttagaaattataaatttattaatatggttatgaaattatatatattatttagtaggtaataataaaaaaatgagtttTGGCGGGTTTAGCCCGCCAACCCGCAGTAAGGCGGAGCGGGGTGAGATTCTAGGACCGCCTCATTAGGCGGGGCAATACAGGACGAGCTAGCCCGCCAAAGGGCGAGCTTCTAGCGGGACGGGGCGGACTTTCCCGCTTGCCATCCCTACTCATCGTTGAGTGATTGGATTTGTATGTTCAATATATTTTAGACacgatatatattaatatttgtttaatatgtgtgtttttatatttaattatatcttaataaaaaataaaaaaatttaaatatgcttGAACACACTTAGattatctctttatttttaaaaattttattatttctaaacATTTACAAATTCTATACCATCATtacaaaaaataatacaatttcgtTAGGCAGACAATGAAGATTGTAAATAACATGAACAATAGGCTTTTCTTTCGTTTCACAGAAGCTGGAAAAAAAAATCCATTCCCAATTATCCTCCCAAAACCCTTTTTTGAGTTAATAATGAAAATGGCTCGTGAAATTTTTTGGTAGCCTTAAATTGGTTCGTGAAATTTCAATTAACTCAATTTAAACCTTCAAATTTTAATGCGTGAATCACGTTAGCCTTTTTGTTAATCTCCATTAACAGAATGCTTACTTGGAACGTTAAGTGATACGTGGACCATTACGTGGCCTGAGAAGACTTTGCTGACAAGGAAAAAATTGGTTTAGACTCAATTTAGTCCCTTTTAATGAACATAAAATCCTAACAAATGTCAAAGTCTCAAATTGAGATCGTTGTCTAGGTGTTGGAGAAGATGGCGAGGAGTACCAGCCAAGGTTTTGGGAGCTACAACAGGTCTCATTTACATGAAAGTTTGGAAAGGAATCCAAATCGAGCTAGAGTTAGAAAGGTTATACAATGGTGTGGTTGTGGGATGCGTCCCATTTTTTGTTGGTCTGCAACAGAAACAAATTCAGAAAGACCATTTTTTGGATGCCCAAACTATAATGTAAGTTCTTGAATTACTTCCATTTTGAATTTACCTCTTCTTTTTCTAATAGATGCTTACTTTATTTTGTGGTTCTCTAGGAGGACATGGTGTGGATTTTTTGTGTGGGCAAATGGTGAGGAACAAGAAGACATGCCTGggagaaatgaaaataaaaatagcattGAATATTAAAAGATGAATGTGGGTTGAAGGATTGGTGTAATAGAAGCTGAAATTAGGAATTTAAAAGTATGGCAtagtattttgaatttttgtcttgttttatttgtaattgtaatcattggctatgacttgggtgtaaaaaaatgatgaataaaatttaattaatgtcATTATAATCTTATTTTCTAATAGAAATATGTTTTGTTTGTAAGCTGCGATTAAACTTGCAAATACACTAAGAATATTTAATATGTACGATTCTGTAAATTCGAATTTGTGATtaaacttataaaataaaatggtaaatacaaaaataaacaagagactaattaaatattttacaaatcTGTAAATAAAACTAATGAACCAACTTCTCATATATATACTAAAtctctaaattataaaataaaccttaaatataaattataataatacttACACAAGAGAGAATTGGAAGAGAGACATCAAATAATTAAAGTTGGCGTTGTTCAAATACAGATGCAAAGAGAATTGAAAAATATGAAATGATCATTTCATGAAGAATAGAACTGAATATTGATTGCAAGATGCATCAAGAGAAAGGCTTATACAGATAGGAAGTTTAACTAACTTCTTGCATCCAATCAAAACATTAATATTATAGctgctgaaaaaaaaaagaataaatatataataaattataataataaatcttGAATTTGATTTCATAGGTCAACCATAGTTATAATAATGAGTATTTTAAGATATGATAAACCAAAAATGATGTCTAAAATATCATCATTATAGATACAAAACAAAGAGGttatttaaaagattttaaaatacagTCCTATACAAGACTttacagaaaacataaataacCACTGACATAAACTTCAACCACAAAACAACCTCAAAATACATTGGATTATAATTATCAAATTCATCTACAAAAGATAATATAATTGaatctctatttcttctttagTGCTTTGAAGTCAAGAGTGAGGACAAATTTCATAAATCCTATCAACTTTGATGCTATTCCAAAACTAGCTCCTTGCATTAGGTTCACACCTGGAGTTGTTCTTCATTTATGAGGCAGCTTATGTAGCCTTGTTAGTGGAGGTAGAGGTGGAGGCACCTACATGTAAATGGAAGTACTTCATAGGTTAATTTACATAATTAATGTGTTATATAATGTTACCTGCTCTATAATTTTTGGTTGTGAACAAGTGGGTTGGGTGATGGCAATCTCTGAAGCCTACAGAGCATTAAAAATTTGTATACCAACAGTTGTCATAGCATCTTTGGGTGCATTTGTGTTAGTTCCATCTTACAATTTGGATTTAGCTACAACAGCTGCTGCAGCAGTAGCAAGAGCACAAGCAATATCATAGATTTTTCTATGAGAACAGCTTCTTTTAGTGTGTCATTTAACAACACAGTAGGTACAAGTAAATTCTTTGTACACCCTCTTTGACTTTATTGCAGTTTTGGACTTCTTACTGCCCGAAGGCTCCTCATCAGTGTCCTTTCTCCTTTTTTCTTAAGGTTTTCTGGCCTTTTCCTAGTTTTAGGTGCTTGAGGCTTGttgtattcaaatttttttcacagtttctcGCCTGGTATTGGATTTGAGGAACGTATATATACAACCCTATATGCCTCCATAGTCAACCAATCATGACAAAAGTCTTTGGGATTTTTGTTTATCCTTGAAATTACTGCATATGCATGGACACATGGTATGCCTacatattcaaattttaattagtcATAATCTAAAACTTTTACATGCACAAGTTAAAAATGTGAACTAAAAAATCATGTTGGATTTGGGTTTAGATTTGATGTTAGTGGTGGTGGATTTGGGTTTAGATTTGATTTGGGTTTAGATAACTTGATATTGGTTGGTGGATTAGGTTGGGCCTAGGCTGGTGGTTCTTTAGTGGGTTTTGTAGTTGAGACATCATTT includes:
- the LOC112710733 gene encoding dolichol-phosphate mannosyltransferase subunit 1 isoform X2, with translation MSGSTLVSLFTSSSSILIIVVDDGSPDGTQDTVIQLQKVYGEDRILLRPRPKKLGLGTAYIHGMKHASGNFVVIMDADLSHHPKYLPKFISKQMETRADIVTGTRYVKGGGVHGWNLMRKLTSRGANVLAQTFLWPGVSDLTGSFRLYRKSVLEDIISCCVSKGYVFQMEMIVRASRKGYHIEEVPITFVDRVFGSSKLGGSEIVEYLKGLAYLLVTT
- the LOC112710733 gene encoding dolichol-phosphate mannosyltransferase subunit 1 isoform X1 — encoded protein: MDAQNKNQANKYSIIVPTYNERLNIGLIVYLIFKHLKDVDFEVIVVDDGSPDGTQDTVIQLQKVYGEDRILLRPRPKKLGLGTAYIHGMKHASGNFVVIMDADLSHHPKYLPKFISKQMETRADIVTGTRYVKGGGVHGWNLMRKLTSRGANVLAQTFLWPGVSDLTGSFRLYRKSVLEDIISCCVSKGYVFQMEMIVRASRKGYHIEEVPITFVDRVFGSSKLGGSEIVEYLKGLAYLLVTT